A region from the Anderseniella sp. Alg231-50 genome encodes:
- a CDS encoding CvpA family protein yields the protein MSFTWLDVVLVSIMLISGFLAVMRGFFREIMSLVAWGGAAGAAALVLSVPELRQQAADVLKPYLDNNDTLIIIAIAGIVFLVMLIVLSIITVKLSDSLLESGAGPIDRSLGFLYGLTRGLALMVIMFTLFVWYIPREKVPNELRDAAMLPLVENSSFFLVDTMLTIGWMQPALAEDLNGKIRISGGSRSNSEATRGTSGEGNTGYQSNQRNTLDQIIESTQGQQ from the coding sequence ATGTCTTTCACCTGGCTCGATGTCGTACTGGTCTCAATTATGTTGATTTCCGGTTTTCTGGCAGTCATGCGAGGATTTTTCCGCGAGATAATGTCACTTGTGGCCTGGGGCGGTGCGGCAGGTGCGGCTGCGCTGGTTCTGTCCGTTCCGGAATTGCGGCAGCAGGCAGCAGACGTCCTGAAGCCTTATCTGGACAACAATGACACATTGATCATCATCGCAATTGCCGGAATCGTGTTCCTGGTGATGCTGATTGTCCTGTCAATCATCACGGTGAAGCTTTCCGATTCGCTGCTTGAGTCGGGCGCGGGCCCGATTGACCGTTCACTGGGGTTTCTGTACGGGCTGACACGCGGCCTTGCCCTGATGGTAATCATGTTTACACTTTTCGTCTGGTATATCCCGCGCGAAAAGGTGCCTAATGAATTGCGTGATGCGGCCATGTTGCCACTGGTGGAAAATTCGTCGTTTTTCCTCGTGGACACCATGTTGACAATTGGCTGGATGCAGCCCGCTTTGGCCGAAGACCTGAACGGCAAGATCAGGATTTCAGGCGGGTCGCGTTCAAACAGTGAAGCCACGCGCGGCACGAGCGGCGAAGGCAATACCGGTTATCAGTCGAACCAGCGCAATACGCTCGACCAGATTATCGAAAGCACGCAAGGCCAGCAGTAG
- a CDS encoding SDR family NAD(P)-dependent oxidoreductase, whose protein sequence is MAKSLAGRIALVTGASRGIGKAIALRLAQEGAHVIATARTVGGLEELDDDIQASGESATLVPLDIKDFAGIDRLGTPIAERWGKLDILVGNAGILGSLTPLQHLKPETFDDLMAINVMANYRLIRSLEPLIKASDAGRAIFVTSGAAHKARAYWGGYAVSKAALDMLVRTWAAELETTNATANLLNPGPIATRMRRQAMPGEDQKTLPTPEQLADAMISLCSADATSNGAVHDFKDGVLIQRN, encoded by the coding sequence ATGGCGAAATCACTGGCTGGACGCATTGCGCTTGTTACAGGCGCATCTCGCGGCATCGGCAAAGCCATAGCCTTGAGGCTTGCTCAGGAAGGCGCCCATGTGATTGCCACAGCCCGCACCGTCGGAGGGTTGGAAGAGCTTGATGACGACATTCAGGCCAGTGGCGAGTCTGCCACGCTGGTGCCGCTGGATATCAAGGACTTTGCCGGAATCGACCGACTGGGCACTCCCATTGCGGAGCGTTGGGGCAAGCTCGACATCCTGGTCGGCAATGCCGGCATCCTGGGTTCACTGACCCCCCTGCAGCATCTGAAGCCGGAAACGTTTGATGACCTGATGGCGATCAATGTGATGGCCAACTACCGGCTGATCCGGTCCCTGGAACCGCTGATCAAGGCGTCGGACGCAGGCCGCGCGATCTTTGTAACCTCAGGAGCTGCTCACAAGGCGCGGGCGTACTGGGGCGGGTATGCTGTTTCAAAGGCAGCGCTTGATATGCTGGTGCGCACCTGGGCGGCGGAACTGGAGACAACCAACGCCACCGCCAACCTCCTGAACCCCGGCCCCATAGCCACCCGCATGCGGCGCCAGGCCATGCCCGGTGAAGACCAGAAAACCCTGCCCACACCGGAGCAGTTGGCGGACGCGATGATTTCGTTATGCTCGGCGGATGCAACCTCCAACGGCGCCGTTCACGATTTCAAGGACGGTGTCCTGATACAGCGGAACTGA
- a CDS encoding ATP-binding cassette domain-containing protein yields the protein MAEPHIVLENVHKSFGSKHVLKGVNVGVGKGRSLVVIGGSGSGKSVTLKCILGLLHPEKGSIRVDGQEVIGLEGPALDQMMSRFGMVFQGAALFDSLSVWRNVAFGLIQGRKMKASEARAIAIDKLAEVGLGAELADISPAELSGGMRKRVGLARAIAPEPEIIFFDEPTTGLDPIMGDVINNLIVDSVKRLGATTITITHDMASARKIGDDIAMIYKGKIVWCGPADEIDQSNNAYVDQFIHGREEGPIEIEL from the coding sequence ATGGCTGAGCCGCACATCGTACTTGAAAATGTCCACAAATCGTTCGGCAGCAAGCATGTGCTGAAGGGTGTCAATGTGGGGGTTGGCAAGGGACGATCACTGGTGGTGATCGGCGGCTCAGGCTCCGGCAAATCGGTTACGCTGAAATGCATTCTGGGACTTTTGCATCCTGAAAAGGGCTCGATCCGGGTGGACGGACAGGAAGTCATCGGGCTGGAAGGGCCGGCGCTGGACCAGATGATGAGCCGGTTCGGCATGGTGTTCCAGGGAGCCGCCCTGTTCGACAGCCTCAGCGTCTGGCGCAATGTTGCGTTCGGCCTGATCCAGGGCCGGAAAATGAAGGCGTCCGAGGCGCGCGCCATTGCAATCGACAAGCTGGCGGAAGTAGGCCTGGGTGCGGAACTGGCCGATATTTCGCCGGCGGAACTGTCCGGCGGCATGCGCAAGCGCGTCGGTCTGGCACGTGCCATAGCACCGGAGCCGGAAATCATCTTCTTCGATGAGCCGACCACGGGTCTTGACCCGATCATGGGCGACGTCATCAACAACCTGATTGTCGACAGTGTGAAACGGCTGGGTGCGACGACCATCACCATCACCCATGACATGGCATCCGCCCGCAAGATCGGCGATGACATAGCCATGATCTACAAGGGCAAGATCGTGTGGTGCGGCCCGGCGGATGAGATAGACCAGAGCAACAATGCTTACGTCGACCAGTTCATCCACGGCCGCGAAGAAGGCCCGATCGAGATTGAACTGTAG
- a CDS encoding MlaE family ABC transporter permease, which produces MTFLATIGSFIFSMFAEVGRVTIFARDAVIRGLLPPWYFRQLLEQIVRIGYNSLPVVGLTAFFTGGALALQIYIGGTRYNAENLVSSIVALGITRELGPVMAGLMVTGRVAAAIAAELGTMRVTEQIDALTTLSTNPFKYLVGPRILAAVITMPILVGVADIIGIFGGFVVGTSSLGFNYAAYIKNTTDFVQVADVTSGLIKAAVFGFIIALMGCYHGFNSKGGAQGVGRATTNAVVSGSILILAANYALTSLLFSE; this is translated from the coding sequence GTGACTTTTCTGGCTACCATCGGCAGTTTCATTTTTTCCATGTTTGCGGAGGTGGGACGGGTCACGATTTTTGCGCGTGATGCGGTTATCCGCGGACTGCTGCCGCCCTGGTATTTCCGCCAGTTGCTCGAACAGATTGTCCGCATTGGCTACAATTCCCTGCCGGTGGTCGGGCTGACGGCATTCTTCACCGGCGGTGCACTGGCGCTGCAGATCTACATTGGCGGCACGCGCTACAATGCAGAGAACCTGGTCTCGTCCATCGTGGCACTGGGTATCACCCGCGAGCTCGGCCCGGTCATGGCCGGCCTGATGGTGACCGGCCGGGTTGCGGCGGCCATAGCCGCTGAACTGGGCACCATGCGCGTGACCGAGCAGATCGACGCATTGACCACCTTGTCGACAAATCCGTTCAAGTATCTCGTGGGCCCGCGCATTCTGGCGGCGGTGATCACAATGCCCATACTGGTCGGCGTTGCCGACATTATCGGCATCTTCGGCGGCTTTGTGGTCGGCACCTCGTCACTCGGCTTCAACTATGCGGCCTATATCAAGAACACCACCGATTTCGTGCAGGTTGCCGACGTGACCTCAGGCCTGATCAAGGCTGCCGTATTCGGTTTCATCATCGCGCTGATGGGCTGTTATCACGGCTTCAACTCGAAGGGTGGTGCACAAGGTGTCGGCAGAGCGACGACCAACGCGGTCGTGTCCGGCTCCATTTTGATCCTGGCAGCAAACTACGCACTGACGTCGCTGCTGTTTAGCGAGTGA
- the alr gene encoding alanine racemase, with protein sequence MAVPPELAAAELTINLAELVENWRMIARQVAPAECGATIKANGYGCGATEVAQALWTAGCRTFFVALPVEGKQVRDALPEAVIYVLDGLFAGQSDFYIAHGLRPSLVCPEDLHEWADAAGGRHKAAVHIDTGINRLGFDHAQAEALSADADLMRRAGLCLLMSHLASGDDETSPSNANQRDRFAGLRTLFPDLPASLANAPGTFLGPQFSHDLVRPGVALYGGNPLTGKPNPMRSVISLNAPVLQVRDVAAGDGVGYGATWRADRPSRVAIVGVGYADGLLRAMSWPAQQDGPAKVCIAGQMAPIVGRVSMDMITIDVTDLNPEQVRRGTAVELLGKNIGVDDWARWAGTLSYEILTSLGRRYAKVYSS encoded by the coding sequence ATGGCTGTCCCACCCGAACTGGCCGCCGCCGAGCTGACGATCAACCTTGCCGAGCTGGTTGAGAACTGGCGCATGATCGCCCGGCAGGTAGCGCCCGCCGAATGCGGCGCCACCATCAAGGCCAATGGCTATGGTTGCGGCGCAACTGAAGTCGCGCAAGCCTTGTGGACAGCTGGTTGCAGGACCTTTTTCGTGGCGTTGCCCGTGGAAGGCAAACAGGTACGCGACGCCCTGCCCGAGGCAGTCATTTATGTTCTCGATGGCCTGTTTGCAGGGCAATCGGACTTCTACATTGCCCATGGCTTGCGTCCCAGCCTGGTATGCCCGGAAGACCTGCACGAATGGGCCGACGCTGCCGGCGGCAGACACAAGGCCGCCGTCCACATAGATACCGGCATCAACCGGCTGGGATTTGATCATGCGCAGGCAGAAGCTCTTTCAGCTGATGCGGACCTGATGAGACGTGCCGGGCTGTGCCTGCTGATGAGCCACCTGGCCAGCGGTGATGACGAGACCAGCCCATCCAACGCAAACCAGCGCGACCGGTTCGCCGGCCTGCGCACACTGTTTCCAGACCTGCCTGCCTCACTGGCAAATGCGCCCGGCACATTTCTCGGGCCTCAGTTTTCTCATGATCTGGTGCGCCCCGGTGTCGCCCTTTACGGCGGCAATCCGCTGACCGGCAAACCGAACCCGATGCGTTCCGTCATTTCCCTCAATGCTCCGGTATTGCAGGTCCGCGACGTGGCTGCCGGTGACGGTGTCGGGTATGGCGCGACATGGCGGGCGGACCGGCCCTCGCGCGTTGCCATCGTCGGTGTCGGATACGCTGACGGCCTGTTGCGCGCAATGTCATGGCCGGCGCAGCAGGACGGACCTGCCAAGGTATGCATTGCCGGACAAATGGCACCTATTGTCGGCCGGGTATCGATGGACATGATTACCATAGATGTCACCGACCTGAACCCGGAACAGGTTCGCCGCGGCACCGCAGTCGAACTGCTGGGGAAAAACATCGGTGTAGATGACTGGGCGCGCTGGGCAGGCACCCTGTCTTACGAAATTCTAACATCTCTTGGCAGACGCTACGCAAAAGTGTACTCGTCATGA
- a CDS encoding fumarylacetoacetate hydrolase family protein, whose product MNIAQALADARTQGRKLNDYPGHAPASEADAFAVQCDAARLTGWKQTGWKIGCTSKMAQDMLRADGPFPGPVYAERTFPDDGDVPVSPSAIRLVEPEIAFTMARDLPAGATDHSVEDVLGAAASVHLSLELVNRRLPGGLEDGNMWNIADGGCNDAFVLGPANDVLPASKYAALELNVTRNDQPATTGVGANALGGPDIALTWLANYLNAGGLMLKAGDVITTGVVTGLVYVDPGDEIISTCAELGEVSARYK is encoded by the coding sequence ATGAACATTGCACAAGCACTGGCGGATGCACGTACGCAAGGCCGCAAACTGAACGACTATCCCGGCCATGCCCCGGCAAGTGAGGCAGATGCATTTGCAGTTCAGTGTGACGCGGCCAGACTGACCGGCTGGAAACAAACCGGCTGGAAGATCGGCTGTACCAGCAAAATGGCGCAAGACATGCTGCGTGCAGACGGCCCCTTCCCGGGGCCGGTCTATGCTGAACGCACCTTCCCCGACGACGGCGATGTGCCGGTGAGCCCGTCAGCCATTCGCCTCGTTGAGCCGGAAATCGCCTTCACCATGGCGCGAGACCTGCCGGCGGGTGCGACGGATCATTCCGTCGAAGACGTACTTGGCGCGGCGGCATCGGTGCACCTGTCGCTGGAACTGGTCAACCGGCGGCTGCCGGGAGGCCTTGAAGACGGCAATATGTGGAACATTGCCGATGGCGGATGCAATGACGCCTTCGTGCTTGGCCCGGCAAACGATGTGTTGCCGGCAAGTAAGTACGCGGCACTGGAGCTGAACGTCACCAGGAACGACCAGCCGGCAACAACCGGTGTCGGCGCCAACGCGCTCGGCGGACCGGACATTGCGCTCACCTGGCTTGCAAACTATCTCAACGCCGGCGGCCTGATGCTGAAAGCAGGCGACGTGATCACAACCGGTGTGGTGACCGGGCTGGTCTATGTCGACCCCGGTGACGAGATCATCAGCACCTGTGCCGAACTGGGTGAAGTCAGCGCGCGCTATAAATAG
- a CDS encoding replicative DNA helicase — protein sequence MESVLKLSQDGSDPSDAEEYRTAPHNLEAEMALLGAILVNNEACDRVSNFLLPEHFHEGVHARIFEAASTRIRSGQLASPVTLKSFFEQDETLQDIGGPAYLARLAASATTIINAEDYGRTIYELAQRRALIGIGSEIVNNSFDTPVDKSSRNLIEEAEQQLYEIAESEKYGQGFQPFGTALTEAIDMAAAAYQRDGGLSGISTGLKDLDEKLGGLQASDLLVLAGRPAMGKTSLATNLAYNVAAAYQAEHNADGTMNVKNGGIVAFFSLEMSGEQLATRIVSEQAEISSERIRRGKITPDEFDRLVEASQRLSAMPLYIDATGGLNIAQLAARARRLKRQRGTLGLIVVDYLQLLAGSARRASESRVQEVTEITTGLKALAKELNVPILALSQLSRQVENREDKRPQLADLRESGSIEQDADVVMFIYREEYYLGRDEPKPNTDEHLQWQERMDGVVGVADVIIGKQRHGPTGTVSLHFDANLTRFENLVRPGYAPDIRD from the coding sequence ATGGAATCAGTTCTCAAACTCAGTCAGGATGGCAGCGACCCGTCTGACGCGGAAGAATATCGCACCGCGCCGCATAATCTGGAGGCGGAGATGGCATTGTTGGGTGCCATTCTGGTCAACAACGAGGCTTGTGACCGGGTGTCCAACTTTTTGCTTCCGGAGCATTTCCATGAAGGCGTGCATGCCCGCATTTTTGAAGCTGCCTCAACACGTATTCGCAGCGGCCAGCTGGCATCGCCGGTGACGCTGAAATCCTTCTTTGAGCAGGATGAAACCCTGCAGGACATCGGAGGTCCTGCCTATCTGGCCCGTCTGGCGGCATCTGCCACCACCATCATCAACGCCGAAGACTATGGCCGCACCATCTATGAACTCGCCCAGCGCCGCGCGCTGATCGGCATCGGGTCGGAGATCGTCAACAACAGCTTCGACACACCGGTCGACAAATCCTCTCGAAATCTGATTGAAGAGGCCGAACAGCAACTTTATGAAATTGCCGAGTCGGAAAAATACGGCCAGGGTTTCCAGCCATTCGGTACGGCGCTGACAGAAGCCATCGACATGGCGGCAGCCGCGTATCAGCGCGATGGCGGATTGTCGGGCATATCGACCGGCCTCAAAGACCTGGATGAAAAGCTTGGTGGACTGCAGGCATCCGACTTGCTGGTGCTTGCCGGACGCCCTGCCATGGGCAAGACATCGCTTGCCACCAATCTCGCCTACAATGTTGCCGCAGCCTATCAGGCTGAACACAATGCCGACGGCACCATGAACGTGAAGAATGGCGGTATCGTCGCGTTCTTCTCGCTGGAAATGTCCGGCGAACAGCTGGCCACCCGTATCGTGTCCGAGCAGGCTGAAATTTCGTCGGAACGCATCAGGCGCGGCAAAATCACGCCTGACGAGTTTGACCGCCTCGTCGAAGCAAGCCAGCGGCTGTCCGCGATGCCGCTGTATATCGATGCAACGGGTGGTCTGAATATCGCCCAGCTTGCCGCCCGTGCGCGCCGCCTGAAGCGCCAGCGCGGCACCCTGGGCCTGATCGTGGTCGACTATCTGCAGCTTCTGGCAGGTTCTGCCCGCAGGGCCTCGGAGAGCCGTGTTCAGGAAGTTACCGAAATTACCACTGGTCTCAAGGCATTGGCCAAGGAACTTAATGTACCCATCCTGGCGCTGTCACAGCTGTCACGCCAGGTGGAAAACCGTGAAGACAAGCGGCCGCAACTGGCCGACCTGCGTGAATCCGGTTCAATTGAGCAGGACGCGGACGTGGTCATGTTCATTTATCGCGAGGAGTATTACCTGGGCCGTGATGAACCCAAACCCAACACCGACGAACACCTGCAATGGCAGGAACGCATGGACGGGGTAGTCGGTGTGGCAGACGTGATCATCGGCAAGCAACGCCACGGTCCCACCGGTACAGTGTCGTTGCACTTTGACGCGAACCTGACCCGGTTTGAAAACCTGGTACGGCCTGGTTACGCACCAGATATCCGCGACTAA
- a CDS encoding HalD/BesD family halogenase, with amino-acid sequence MAIDVLDLVDLDKYPIHLPTSGDFRSLLAQTQAQLNDDGCAVLRGFVRADRITGLVQEANRVADRGHRSFNRTNVYFTQDNPAYRESHPLRRFFDRSNSFVPADNFGPESSIRSIYEWPLFSAFVQQALCEDRFFRYADPLADVIVNVAEEGAGFPWHFDTNNFTVTLAIQNAEQGGEFEYCPNLRTPDDENYPGVEAVLDENSSTVKTLALQPGDLQIFKGRYSLHRVRPLAGPRRRYVAIYSFVEEPAMVGSPERTRQLYGRVLPVHMERAGVRADTLVD; translated from the coding sequence ATGGCTATTGATGTGTTGGACCTGGTCGATCTGGACAAATATCCCATTCATTTGCCGACGTCCGGCGACTTTCGAAGCTTGCTTGCACAAACCCAGGCTCAACTGAACGACGATGGGTGCGCCGTACTGCGCGGATTTGTGCGGGCCGACCGGATCACTGGCCTGGTTCAGGAAGCGAACCGGGTTGCAGACCGGGGACATCGCTCGTTCAATCGGACCAATGTGTATTTTACGCAGGATAACCCCGCTTATCGTGAAAGCCATCCGCTGAGGCGGTTTTTCGACCGCTCCAACTCGTTTGTCCCGGCTGATAATTTCGGGCCGGAAAGCAGCATCAGAAGCATTTATGAATGGCCGCTGTTTTCAGCATTCGTGCAGCAGGCACTGTGTGAAGACAGGTTCTTTCGGTATGCCGACCCGCTCGCTGATGTCATAGTGAATGTCGCCGAGGAAGGCGCCGGTTTCCCGTGGCATTTTGATACCAACAATTTCACGGTCACCCTGGCGATCCAGAATGCAGAGCAGGGAGGGGAGTTCGAGTATTGCCCCAACTTGCGAACCCCGGATGACGAAAACTATCCCGGCGTTGAAGCGGTGCTGGATGAGAACAGCTCAACGGTGAAGACACTCGCGCTGCAACCGGGAGACCTGCAGATTTTCAAGGGCAGGTATTCGCTGCACCGCGTTCGCCCGTTAGCGGGCCCGCGCAGGCGCTATGTTGCGATTTATTCTTTTGTTGAAGAACCTGCCATGGTCGGCAGCCCGGAACGAACCCGGCAATTATACGGACGCGTGTTGCCTGTCCATATGGAGCGCGCAGGCGTGAGGGCAGATACTCTGGTTGACTGA
- the radA gene encoding DNA repair protein RadA, producing the protein MGKITLRFVCQGCGAAYSKWAGRCENCGDWNSLAEETSTQVPVSGAKGAAMPKGRATRLVGLEGETPMPERIMTGIAELDRVAGGGFVPGSGILIGGDPGIGKSTLLTQALATVANAGHKAVYISGEEAIDQVRLRARRLGLGKSPVLLAAETNVSDILATLSEGEPPAVVVIDSIQTLWSPVIESAPGTVSQLRAGAEALIRFAKQKGAAVLLVGHVTKDGQIAGPKVVEHMVDTVLYFEGDRGHQFRILRAVKNRFGPTDEIGVFEMSDAGLLEVDNPSRLFMGSGETPTPGSAIFAGMEGTRPLLMEVQALVSPSALGTPRRAVVGWDQNRLAMVLAVLEAHGGVNVGQQDVYLNVAGGIRVKEPAADMAVAAALVSSLTGAVIPPSCALFGEIALSGALRPVGQSDQRAREAAKLGLETAIVAHGGEMKQRTAPDLRQMASVADLVAYIAGLPKG; encoded by the coding sequence ATGGGAAAGATCACACTGAGATTCGTCTGTCAGGGCTGTGGCGCTGCATATTCGAAATGGGCCGGGCGCTGCGAGAATTGCGGCGACTGGAACTCGCTGGCCGAGGAAACCTCGACACAGGTGCCGGTTTCAGGCGCCAAGGGTGCCGCCATGCCGAAGGGCCGGGCAACACGGCTTGTCGGGCTTGAGGGTGAGACGCCAATGCCGGAACGCATCATGACCGGCATTGCCGAGCTTGACCGGGTGGCCGGTGGCGGGTTTGTACCGGGATCCGGCATCCTGATCGGTGGTGACCCGGGCATCGGCAAATCCACCCTGCTGACCCAGGCGCTGGCAACCGTCGCCAATGCGGGCCACAAGGCCGTTTATATTTCCGGCGAGGAGGCGATTGACCAGGTGCGGCTGCGGGCGCGCAGGCTGGGGCTTGGCAAGTCCCCTGTCCTGCTGGCGGCGGAAACCAACGTGTCTGATATCCTGGCCACATTGAGCGAAGGCGAACCGCCGGCCGTGGTGGTGATCGATTCCATCCAGACCCTGTGGTCGCCGGTGATCGAAAGCGCACCGGGCACGGTTTCGCAGCTTCGCGCCGGGGCTGAAGCGCTGATACGCTTTGCCAAGCAAAAAGGAGCGGCGGTCCTGCTGGTCGGGCACGTCACCAAGGACGGCCAGATCGCCGGACCAAAGGTTGTTGAACACATGGTGGATACGGTGCTGTATTTCGAAGGCGACCGGGGACATCAGTTCCGGATTCTGCGGGCGGTCAAGAACCGCTTCGGTCCGACCGATGAAATCGGCGTATTTGAAATGTCGGACGCAGGCCTGCTTGAAGTGGACAATCCATCGAGGCTGTTCATGGGGTCCGGCGAAACGCCGACACCCGGCTCTGCGATCTTTGCCGGCATGGAAGGTACCAGACCGCTGCTGATGGAGGTTCAGGCACTGGTTTCGCCATCAGCCCTCGGCACGCCGCGGCGCGCCGTGGTCGGCTGGGACCAGAATCGCCTGGCCATGGTGCTTGCGGTGCTGGAAGCCCATGGTGGCGTGAATGTCGGCCAGCAAGATGTCTATCTCAATGTCGCAGGCGGCATACGCGTCAAGGAACCGGCTGCGGACATGGCAGTAGCGGCAGCGCTGGTATCGTCCCTGACCGGTGCGGTGATTCCCCCTTCCTGTGCGCTTTTTGGTGAAATCGCGCTGTCAGGCGCCCTGCGCCCGGTCGGTCAGAGTGATCAGCGCGCCAGGGAGGCAGCCAAGCTGGGACTGGAAACCGCCATTGTTGCGCACGGTGGTGAGATGAAGCAGCGGACCGCGCCGGATCTTCGCCAAATGGCCTCCGTTGCGGACCTGGTGGCCTATATTGCGGGGCTTCCCAAAGGCTAG
- the purF gene encoding amidophosphoribosyltransferase — translation MTDAHDRLTFELDMDGDSLREECGVFGVFGHDDASALTALGLHALQHRGQEACGIVSFDGKRFHSERRIGLVGDAFSKPSTMQRLQGRASVGHTRYSTTGEQVLRNVQPMFAELSTGGFAVAHNGNITNGLALRRSLIADGAICQSTSDTEAVLHLVARSRQRHLVDRFIDAIKALEGAYSLVCMSSKKMIGVRDPLGIRPLVLGELNGAYILSSETCALDIIGARFVREIENGEVVVITEDGVQSLKPFPPQQARPCIFEYIYFSRPDSVIGGRSVYQVRKEMGRELAREAGADIDVVIPVPDSGVPAALGYSQEAGVPFELGIIRNHYVGRTFIEPTQQIRALGVKLKHNANRAVIEGKRVMLVDDSIVRGTTSVKIVQMMFEAGAKEVHMAIASPPITHPDFYGIDTPEQKALLAATHTIEEMSEYIGVQSLTFLSVDGIYRATGYEKRDPVRPQFTDHCFTGDYPTALTDYSDGGNPHQLSLLAEAG, via the coding sequence ATGACGGACGCTCACGACAGACTGACTTTCGAACTGGATATGGATGGCGACAGCCTGCGCGAAGAATGCGGCGTGTTCGGCGTGTTCGGCCATGACGATGCCTCTGCCCTGACCGCACTCGGCCTGCATGCCCTGCAACACCGGGGTCAGGAAGCATGCGGTATTGTCTCTTTCGACGGCAAACGCTTTCACTCTGAACGCCGGATCGGCCTGGTCGGCGATGCATTTTCCAAACCCTCCACCATGCAGCGCCTTCAGGGCCGCGCGTCGGTCGGCCATACCCGTTATTCCACAACAGGCGAACAGGTGCTGCGCAATGTGCAGCCAATGTTCGCGGAGCTGAGCACCGGCGGTTTTGCGGTAGCGCACAACGGGAATATCACCAATGGCCTGGCGCTGCGCCGCTCGCTGATTGCCGATGGTGCAATCTGCCAGTCCACGTCCGACACCGAGGCAGTCCTGCATCTGGTGGCCCGCTCCCGCCAGCGGCACCTGGTTGACCGTTTCATTGATGCCATCAAGGCGCTGGAAGGCGCCTATTCGCTGGTTTGCATGTCTTCAAAGAAAATGATCGGCGTGCGCGACCCACTCGGCATCCGGCCCCTGGTTCTGGGTGAGCTGAACGGTGCCTACATATTGTCGAGCGAGACCTGCGCGCTGGATATTATCGGGGCGCGCTTTGTGCGCGAAATCGAAAACGGCGAAGTGGTCGTCATTACCGAAGACGGTGTCCAGTCCCTCAAACCGTTCCCGCCGCAGCAGGCGCGTCCGTGTATTTTCGAATACATCTACTTCTCACGACCCGACAGTGTCATCGGCGGGCGCTCCGTCTACCAGGTGCGCAAGGAAATGGGCCGCGAGCTTGCGCGCGAAGCAGGCGCGGACATCGATGTTGTGATCCCGGTCCCCGATTCCGGTGTGCCGGCCGCACTCGGATATTCACAGGAAGCCGGCGTGCCCTTTGAACTCGGCATTATCCGGAACCACTATGTCGGACGCACTTTCATTGAACCGACACAGCAAATCCGGGCACTTGGGGTGAAACTCAAGCACAATGCCAACCGGGCGGTTATTGAAGGCAAGCGCGTCATGCTGGTCGATGATTCCATCGTGCGCGGAACAACCTCGGTGAAAATCGTGCAGATGATGTTCGAGGCGGGTGCCAAGGAAGTCCACATGGCGATTGCCTCTCCCCCCATCACGCACCCGGATTTCTATGGTATCGACACGCCTGAGCAGAAGGCCCTGCTCGCTGCAACTCACACGATCGAGGAGATGAGCGAATATATCGGCGTGCAGTCGCTGACCTTCCTGTCGGTGGACGGCATTTACCGTGCAACCGGGTATGAAAAACGCGATCCCGTCCGTCCACAGTTCACCGACCATTGTTTTACCGGTGACTACCCGACTGCCCTTACCGACTATAGCGACGGCGGCAATCCTCATCAGTTGTCCCTGCTGGCCGAAGCCGGCTGA